A DNA window from bacterium contains the following coding sequences:
- a CDS encoding glutathione S-transferase family protein: protein MIKLYGLRMSNYYSLTKALLIEKGLDFEEVKAPPSQDEDYLQRSPMGKMPSIEVDGRFMSESLAIFNYLERLKPEPALLPSDPFAAGKVIELVCHLKLDIELVARRCLPELLFGKPVSDETKEQVKKDLATGMKAVARLCVCDPHAAGADFTLADLYIFYTFGLAGTLAKKVADVDLLADHPQITELIGQLAKRPSIAQVAAEMAG, encoded by the coding sequence ATGATCAAACTCTACGGCCTGCGCATGAGCAACTACTACAGCCTGACCAAGGCCCTGCTGATCGAGAAGGGGCTCGACTTCGAAGAGGTCAAAGCGCCACCTTCCCAGGACGAAGACTATCTGCAGCGTTCACCGATGGGCAAGATGCCCTCGATCGAGGTCGACGGCCGGTTTATGTCCGAGTCGCTGGCGATCTTCAACTATCTAGAACGCCTGAAGCCTGAGCCTGCGCTACTGCCGAGCGATCCGTTCGCGGCGGGCAAAGTCATTGAGCTGGTCTGCCATCTCAAATTGGACATCGAACTCGTCGCCCGGCGCTGCCTCCCTGAACTCTTGTTTGGCAAGCCGGTTAGTGATGAGACCAAAGAGCAGGTCAAAAAGGATCTGGCGACGGGGATGAAGGCGGTGGCTCGCTTGTGCGTATGCGACCCCCACGCTGCGGGAGCGGATTTCACGCTGGCAGACCTCTACATCTTCTACACGTTTGGCCTGGCCGGCACCCTGGCCAAGAAGGTCGCCGACGTAGACTTGCTGGCCGACCATCCGCAGATCACTGAATTGATCGGGCAGCTCGCGAAACGTCCGAGTATCGCTCAGGTTGCTGCAGAGATGGCCGGATGA
- a CDS encoding nitronate monooxygenase: MSRPMLRTEFCQRVGIEYPVVLAGMGPVAGTGAPVASAELVAAVSNAGGLGVLGGVAYSPDELRAEIRKIRSLTDKPFGIDLLLAQTFLISRSAGPTLSAPSADKLPQEHRDAVQRVADELEIVLEKAPPEQDQMGSWIPEGKSWAGSQMEVILEEGVPVFASGLGTPGPFVEALEANGTTILSLVGNVRAAEQVARDGAHYVVAQGTEAGGHTGRIGTLALLPQVMDAVAPLPVIAAGGIASGRALAGVLAVGAVAAWCGTAFLVSEEANQPDLQKQRIIEAAAEQTIVTRLYSGKTMRNISNPLIEAWERQNIHALPMGAQAILIRDLSYSIQKAGREDLLMNAAGQTSGMLHKKRPAAEILDEMVAEAAEILASGLGKRVEAAV, from the coding sequence GTGTCCAGACCCATGCTTCGAACGGAGTTCTGTCAACGAGTCGGGATCGAATACCCGGTGGTGCTTGCGGGCATGGGGCCCGTTGCGGGGACCGGAGCCCCGGTGGCCTCTGCCGAACTCGTCGCGGCTGTCTCGAATGCAGGCGGCCTGGGCGTGCTTGGCGGGGTGGCCTACTCCCCCGATGAACTGCGCGCCGAGATCCGCAAGATCCGCTCGCTCACCGACAAGCCTTTCGGTATCGACCTGCTTTTGGCTCAAACGTTTCTGATTTCGCGTTCCGCTGGTCCGACACTTTCAGCTCCGTCCGCTGACAAGCTCCCTCAGGAACACCGCGATGCCGTGCAGCGCGTCGCCGACGAACTCGAAATCGTCCTGGAGAAAGCTCCACCCGAACAAGACCAGATGGGTTCGTGGATACCCGAGGGCAAGAGTTGGGCGGGTTCGCAGATGGAGGTGATCCTGGAGGAAGGAGTTCCCGTGTTCGCGTCCGGTCTGGGAACGCCCGGTCCTTTCGTGGAGGCTCTCGAGGCGAACGGCACGACGATCCTCTCACTGGTGGGCAACGTCCGTGCCGCCGAACAGGTCGCCCGCGACGGTGCGCACTATGTGGTCGCTCAGGGTACCGAGGCGGGCGGGCACACCGGTCGCATCGGTACGTTGGCCTTGCTGCCGCAGGTCATGGACGCGGTCGCGCCACTGCCGGTCATCGCGGCCGGCGGGATCGCGAGTGGCCGCGCGTTGGCAGGCGTGCTCGCCGTCGGGGCCGTCGCCGCCTGGTGTGGCACCGCCTTCCTGGTTTCTGAAGAGGCCAACCAGCCCGATCTGCAGAAACAGCGCATCATCGAAGCTGCGGCCGAGCAGACCATCGTGACGCGCCTCTACAGCGGCAAGACCATGCGCAATATCTCCAATCCACTGATCGAAGCCTGGGAACGCCAGAACATCCATGCCCTTCCGATGGGCGCGCAGGCCATCTTGATTCGCGATCTCAGCTACTCGATTCAGAAAGCGGGTCGCGAAGACCTGCTGATGAACGCCGCGGGGCAGACGTCGGGCATGCTGCACAAGAAGCGCCCGGCTGCGGAAATCCTCGACGAGATGGTGGCCGAGGCGGCCGAGATCCTGGCGTCGGGTCTGGGCAAGCGAGTAGAAGCGGCCGTCTGA
- a CDS encoding enoyl-CoA hydratase, whose translation MDEILVDREENGVVTLTLNRPQVKNAVAGEMWEELQHVFEEVTRTESDRVLVITGAGGAFCAGAELSNKMGAGTHPLNSMHSVNAAAMALHEVSKPTIAKVRGPAVGAGMNLALGCDLIVASENARFSQIFAQRGLSVDFGGTWLLPRLVGLHKAKELALFGDIISAEEAREMGIVNRVLPDDQLDAFVANWAERLAAGPPLALQMTKKMLANSLSLSLSEALGREGVSQTVNFSTKDTLEGVAAFVEKRKPVYRGR comes from the coding sequence ATGGACGAGATCCTCGTAGATCGCGAAGAAAACGGCGTCGTGACCCTCACGCTCAATCGACCGCAGGTGAAGAATGCGGTTGCGGGTGAGATGTGGGAGGAGTTGCAGCACGTCTTCGAGGAGGTGACGCGCACCGAGAGCGATCGCGTCCTGGTCATCACCGGGGCCGGCGGAGCCTTTTGTGCGGGGGCCGAACTGAGCAACAAGATGGGAGCGGGAACCCACCCGCTCAATTCCATGCACTCGGTGAACGCCGCGGCCATGGCGCTGCACGAAGTTTCGAAACCGACGATTGCAAAGGTACGTGGCCCGGCTGTCGGAGCGGGCATGAACCTGGCGCTGGGATGCGACTTGATCGTCGCGTCCGAGAACGCGCGCTTCTCGCAGATATTCGCGCAGCGCGGGCTCTCGGTTGATTTCGGAGGGACCTGGTTGCTGCCGCGCCTGGTCGGCCTTCACAAGGCCAAGGAGTTGGCGCTTTTCGGAGACATCATTTCCGCTGAGGAAGCGCGAGAGATGGGCATCGTGAACCGCGTTCTTCCCGATGACCAGTTGGACGCTTTCGTGGCCAATTGGGCGGAGCGTCTGGCCGCGGGTCCGCCTCTGGCGTTGCAGATGACGAAGAAGATGCTCGCGAACTCTCTGTCGCTGAGCCTTTCGGAGGCGCTCGGTCGGGAAGGCGTCTCACAGACCGTGAACTTCTCTACCAAGGATACGCTCGAGGGCGTGGCGGCGTTCGTAGAGAAGCGCAAGCCGGTCTACAGAGGACGTTAG